One part of the Melospiza melodia melodia isolate bMelMel2 chromosome 3, bMelMel2.pri, whole genome shotgun sequence genome encodes these proteins:
- the DPY30 gene encoding protein dpy-30 homolog has translation MEGEQIMEGQPQVPENPHSEYGLTENVERIVENEKLNAEKTSKQKVDLQSLPTRAYLDQTVVPILLQGLAVLAKERPPNPIEFLAAYLLKNKSQFEDRN, from the exons ATGGAGGGAGAACAGATTATGGAGGGACAGCCACAG GTTCCGGAAAATCCTCATTCCGAATACGGCCTCACTGAAAATGTAGAG AGGATAGTAGAAAATGAGAAACTAAATGCTGAGAAAACATCAAAGCAGAAGGTGGATCTTCAGTCATTACCCACACGTGCCTACTTGGATCAGACAGTTGTACCTATCTTGCTACAGGGACTTGCTGTTCTTGCAAAAGAGAG ACCACCCAATCCCATTGAATTTCTAGCAGCATATCTTTTAAAAAACAAGTCACAATTTGAGGACCGAAATTAA